A genomic stretch from Aedes albopictus strain Foshan chromosome 2, AalbF5, whole genome shotgun sequence includes:
- the LOC109425168 gene encoding very long-chain specific acyl-CoA dehydrogenase, mitochondrial-like, producing MIRTGLQFVSKNGCSLMQSSRCLSITSTRLKQTQPPANMSFMANLFRGEIQTSQVFPYPEAADQELREHIRSLADPVYRFLAERYDPAESEKLEGPSETITNELWEMGCYGFMAPEEYGGLNLTNTGYATMGDAIGGADLGLAVVVGAHQAIGWKGILLFGTEAQKQKYMPMVISGKTVAAFALTEPSSGSDAGSIRSKAVKSSCGKFYTLNGTKLWITGGGIANVFTVFARTDVTDSRTGQKKDKVTAFIVERGFGGVTNGPEEDKMGIRCSNTTEVYFDDVKVPVENVLGGEGNGFKVAMNILNNGRFGMASLLAGTMRTCIAKAAEHANARVQFGKKIKEFGNVQEKLARMAMLQYVTQTLAYMIAGNMDTGSKDFHLEAAISKVFASDAAWYVCDEAIQILGGNGYMKSAGLEKTLRDIRIYKIFEGANDVLRLFVALTGIQYAGSHLKEIQKAFKNPTANLGLIFKEGSRRAARSMGVGGCDLSQFVAAPLKESAKQCSESIDMFALAVESLLIKYGKRIVDEQFLLTRLADSAIDIYAMTAVLSRATRALKHNLPAAEHEMLMVKAWCIEASNRVNNNLKRVNKHVHLENYKTLALIANNVCDNGGVVQKLPLEI from the exons ATGATCAGAACAGGATTGCAATTTGTATCTAAAAATGGATGCAGTTTGATGCAAAGCTCAAG ATGTCTTTCCATTACATCGACACGTCTGAAGCAAACGCAGCCACCGGCCAACATGTCCTTCATGGCGAACCTGTTCCGAGGGGAAATTCAAACTTCGCAAGTGTTCCCCTACCCGGAAGCTGCCGATCAAGAGTTGAGGGAACACATTCGATCTCTGGCAGACCCCGTGTATCGGTTCCTCGCT GAACGATACGATCCAGCGGAAAGTGAGAAACTGGAAGGTCCTTCGGAAACCATAACAAATGAATTGTGGGAAATGGGATGTTACGGTTTCATGGCACCAGAGGAGTACGGTGGACTGAACCTTACCAACACCGGTTACGCAACTATGGGTGATGCAATTGGAGGGGCTGATTTGGGCTTAGCAGTGGTCGTTGGTGCTCATCAAGCTATTGGATGGAAAGGAATTTTGCTTTTTGGTACCGAAGCGCAGAAGCAGAAATATATGCCTATGGTCATCAGCGGTAAAACCGTTGCTGCATTTGCGCTAACAGAACCTAGCTCAGGTTCAGATGCGGGGTCCATCAGAAGCAAAGCTGTCAAAAGTTCATGTGGGAAGTTTTACACTCTGAATGGGACTAAGCTGTGGATTACGGGTGGCGGTATAGCAAATGTTTTTACGGTTTTCGCTCGAACAGATGTTACAGATTCACGCACTGGACAAAAGAAGGACAAGGTGACTGCGTTCATCGTTGAACGTGGCTTCGGCGGTGTAACGAATGGACCTGAAGAAGACAAGATGGGCATTCGATGTTCAAACACCACAGAAGTGTACTTTGACGATGTGAAAGTTCCGGTGGAAAATGTACTCGGAGGGGAAGGCAATGGATTCAAGGTGGCCATGAATATTCTGAACAATGGAAGATTCGGTATGGCATCCCTTCTCGCGGGAACAATGCGAACCTGCATAGCTAAGGCGGCTGAACATGCGAATGCACGTGTTCAGTTTGGAAAGAAAATTAAAGAATTTGGAAATGTGCAAGAAAAGCTGGCTCGCATGGCGATGCTACAATATGTAACACAAACCTTAGCTTATATGATTGCTGGAAATATGGACACCGGATCGAAGGATTTCCACCTGGAAGCAGCAATATCCAAAGTGTTTGCGTCGGATGCCGCGTGGTATGTTTGCGACGAAGCTATTCAAATTCTGGGCGGGAACGGATATATGAAATCTGCTGGACTTGAGAAAACTTTGCGGGATATAAGAATCTATAAGATCTTCGAAGGAGCTAACGACGTACTGCGACTTTTCGTTGCATTGACTGGAATTCAGTATGCAGGATCACACttgaaagaaattcaaaaagcGTTCAAGAACCCAACGGCGAACTTGGGGTTGATATTCAAGGAAGGTTCTCGGAGGGCAGCCCGTAGTATGGGAGTCGGTGGATGCGATTTAAGCCAATTCGTGGCTGCACCTTTGAAAGAATCGGCAAAACAGTGCTCCGAAAGCATAGACATGTTTGCGTTGGCTGTTGAATCGCTGCTTATCAAGTACGGTAAACGAATTGTCGATGAGCAGTTTCTGTTGACTCGATTAGCTGATAGTGCCATTGACATCTATGCTATGACCGCTGTGCTGTCACGTGCAACACGGGCTTTGAAGCATAATCTACCGGCCGCGGAACACGAGATGCTGATGGTGAAGGCCTGGTGCATTGAG GCAAGTAACCGAGTTAACAATAATTTGAAACGAGTCAACAAGCACGTGCATTTGGAAAATTATAAAACCCTGGCTCTCATTGCAAACAACGTCTGCGATAACGGAGGAGTAGTGCAGAAACTACCATTGGAAATTTAA
- the LOC109400349 gene encoding very long-chain specific acyl-CoA dehydrogenase, mitochondrial, with translation MFQLTGQALSRNGQQLVRYGAVRCLATVPKAKAAEKSSSPEPKPNQSFMMNIFGGKLQTSQLFPYPEPLNVEQKEYIQAFIDPVNRFFNETNNRIKNDETCNVDEQTMDVVWELGLMGTSIPEEFGGLGLSNVQAARLSDISGGNDLAFTIHIGAHQSIGTKGILLYGTEAQKKKYLPQLSSGRVFGAFALTEPSVGSDAASVKTKAVLSPCGKYYILNGSKLWCSGGGIADIFTTFAQTEVVDSKTGQKKDKMTAFIVERGFNGVSSGPPEKKMGLKCSITTDVYFDDVKVPVENVLGEVGNGFKVAVNILNSGRFGLCAMLTGTMRTCIEKAAEHVSNRVQFKRKLMEFENVQEKLAKMAMHHYVAQSLGYMVSGNMDLGSTDYHLEAAITKVFGTEAGWYVCDEAIQLLGGNGYMQAPGLEQFLRDMRVFRIFEGANDVLRLFIALTGIQHAGNQLKGLQKAMKSPLTNLGTVFQEGTKRLSRQMGAGGTDLSEFVVDPLKDSAKLCAQSIDQFNQTIESLLIKHGKNIVERQFLLARVADAAIDIYTMACVLSRASRAVRKGLPSAEHELLMTQAWCTEANYRVQQNIQRIHSGVFNENYQRMAKIASNICSHQGPAHTNPIEVD, from the exons ATGTTCCAATTAACTGGACAAGCATTGAGCCGTAATGGTCAGCAGTTGGTACGCTACGGAGCAGTAAG ATGTCTGGCTACGGTGCCGAAGGCCAAAGCCGCAGAAAAATCGAGCAGTCCTGAACCGAAGCCGAATCAATCGTTTATGATGAATATCTTCGGTGGAAAATTGCAAACGTCGCAGCTGTTTCCGTACCCTGAACCTCTCAATGTGGAGCAGAAAGAATACATTCAGGCGTTCATTGACCCAGTTAATCGATTCTTCAAC GAGACCAACAATCGCATCAAGAACGATGAAACTTGCAATGTCGATGAACAGACGATGGACGTCGTCTGGGAGCTGGGGCTCATGGGAACATCGATACCGGAGGAGTTCGGTGGATTAGGACTGTCGAACGTGCAAGCTGCCCGGTTGAGCGATATCAGTGGAGGAAACGATCTTGCCTTTACGATTCATATTGGAGCACATCAATCGATTGGAACGAAAGGTATTCTGCTCTACGGAACGGAAGCCCAGAAGAAAAAGTATCTACCGCAGCTGAGTTCAGGACGCGTTTTTGGTGCATTTGCTTTGACCGAGCCGTCGGTAGGATCGGATGCTGCGTCGGTTAAAACCAAAGCTGTGCTAAGCCCGTGTGGAAAGTACTACATCCTGAACGGTTCGAAGCTTTGGTGTTCCGGCGGTGGTATAGCAGATATCTTCACTACGTTCGCACAAACCGAAGTAGTAGATTCAAAAACGGGACAGAAGAAGGACAAAATGACTGCGTTCATTGTAGAACGTGGATTCAATGGAGTGAGTTCTGGACCGCCGGAAAAGAAAATGGGTTTAAAGTGTTCCATAACAACGGATGTATACTTCGATGATGTTAAGGTTCCGGTGGAAAACGTTCTCGGAGAAGTCGGAAATGGTTTCAAAGTAGCGGTCAATATTCTGAACTCCGGTAGATTCGGATTGTGCGCAATGTTGACGGGGACGATGCGAACTTGCATCGAGAAGGCAGCGGAACACGTATCAAACCGTGTTCAGTTCAAACGCAAGTTGATGGAGTTTGAGAATGTTCAAGAGAAACTAGCCAAGATGGCTATGCACCATTACGTTGCTCAGTCACTAGGCTACATGGTTTCGGGTAACATGGATCTGGGATCGACTGATTACCACTTGGAGGCGGCTATTACCAAAGTGTTTGGAACGGAGGCAGGATGGTATGTTTGTGATGAGGCTATTCAGCTATTGGGTGGAAACGGTTACATGCAAGCTCCGGGTCTGGAACAGTTCTTGAGAGATATGAGAGTTTTCAGAATCTTCGAAGGTGCCAACGATGTGCTGAGACTGTTCATTGCATTGACCGGCATTCAACATGCTGGTAACCAACTGAAGGGGCTGCAGAAGGCGATGAAGAGTCCACTGACGAATCTCGGAACTGTATTCCAGGAAGGGACGAAGCGTTTGTCGCGGCAAATGGGAGCAGGCGGTACGGATTTGAGCGAATTTGTTGTCGATCCGCTAAAggattcagcaaaactttgcgcCCAG AGCATCGATCAATTCAATCAAACCATCGAGTCTCTGCTGATCAAGCACGGAAAAAACATCGTCGAAAGACAGTTTCTATTAGCAAGGGTAGCTGATGCGGCCATTGATATCTACACCATGGCATGTGTGCTGTCACGTGCATCGCGAGCTGTTCGCAAGGGACTCCCATCTGCGGAACATGAACTTCTAATGACCCAAGCATGGTGCACAGAG GCAAACTACCGAGTGCAACAAAATATTCAACGCATCCATTCCGGAGTGTTCAATGAAAACTACCAGAGGATGGCAAAGATTGCGTCGAACATTTGCAGTCATCAAGGCCCGGCTCATACTAATCCCATTGAGGTGGACTAA
- the LOC109425169 gene encoding very long-chain specific acyl-CoA dehydrogenase, mitochondrial-like: MIRIGVQLVSKGGCSLAQSSRCLSITSTQLKKTQPPANMSFMANLFRGEIQTSQVFPYPEAADQEQREYIQSLADPVHRFFAERYDAAESEKLGAPSDAVTEFLWEMGCYGLMAPEEYGGLNLTNTGYATMGDAVGAVDLGLAVVLGAHQSIGWKGILLYGTEQQKQKYLPMVVSGKTTAAFALTEPSSGSDAGSIRSKAVKSPCGMFYTLNGSKLWITGGGIANVFTVFAQTEVTDTRTGQKRDKVTAFIVERDFGGLTSGPAEDKMGIRCSNTTEVYFDDVKIPVENVLGGEGNGFKVAMNILNNGRFGMAATLAGTMRACIAKATDHANSRVQFGKKIKEFGNVQEKLARMAMLQYVTQTMAYMIAGNMDKGSKDYHLEAAISKVFSSEAAWHVCDEAIQILGGNGFMKSTGLEKTLRDIRIYKIFEGANDVLRLFVALTGIQYAGSHLKEIQRAFKNPTANLGLIFKEGSRRAARSMGVGGSDLSQFVAAPLKDSAKQCSESIDMFALAVESLLIKYGKRIVDEQFLLTRLADSAIDIYAMATVLSRATRALNINLTSAEHEMLMAKAWCVEASNRVNNNLKRVNKHLHLENYKTMSLIANNICENGGVLQKLPLEI, translated from the exons ATGATCAGAATAGGAGTGCAACTTGTATCCAAAGGTGGCTGTAGTTTGGCCCAAAGCTCAAG ATGCCTCTCAATTACATCAACACAACTGAAAAAGACGCAGCCGCCGGCCAACATGTCCTTCATGGCAAACCTCTTCCGAGGAGAAATTCAAACATCGCAAGTGTTTCCCTACCCGGAAGCAGCCGATCAAGAACAGAGAGAGTACATTCAATCATTGGCAGATCCCGTGCATAGATTTTTTGCT GAACGATACGACGCGGCAGAAAGCGAAAAGCTGGGAGCTCCTTCAGATGCCGTAaccgaattcctctgggaaatggGGTGTTACGGCCTGATGGCACCCGAGGAATACGGCGGGCTGAACCTAACCAACACCGGTTATGCAACCATGGGCGATGCAGTTGGGGCGGTGGATCTAGGCCTAGCAGTGGTTCTCGGCGCTCATCAAAGTATCGGATGGAAAGGTATTTTACTCTATGGGACCGAACAGCAGAAGCAAAAATATCTGCCGATGGTCGTCAGCGGTAAAACGACTGCCGCTTTTGCCCTAACCGAACCTAGTTCCGGTTCAGATGCCGGATCCATCAGAAGCAAAGCTGTCAAAAGCCCATGTGGGATGTTTTACACTCTGAATGGGTCAAAGCTGTGGATTACGGGAGGTGGAATAGCAAATGTGTTCACGGTCTTCGCTCAAACGGAAGTAACGGACACACGCACTGGACAAAAGAGAGATAAGGTAACTGCGTTCATTGTTGAACGTGACTTCGGTGGTTTAACGAGTGGACCTGCTGAAGACAAGATGGGTATCAGATGTTCAAACACCACCGAAGTGTACTTTGACGATGTGAAAATTCCGGTGGAGAATGTGCTCGGAGGAGAAGGCAATGGATTCAAAGTTGCAATGAATATTCTGAACAATGGAAGATTCGGAATGGCAGCCACTCTTGCGGGAACAATGCGAGCGTGTATAGCTAAGGCTACTGACCATGCGAACTCCCGTGTACAGTTCGGCAAGAAAATCAAAGAATTTGGGAATGTTCAGGAAAAATTGGCTCGCATGGCTATGCTGCAATATGTAACACAAACAATGGCTTATATGATTGCTGGAAATATGGACAAAGGATCGAAAGATTACCACTTGGAAGCAGCAATATCCAAAGTATTTTCTTCTGAAGCGGCATGGCATGTTTGTGATGAAGCCATTCAAATTTTAGGCGGAAATGGGTTCATGAAATCAACTGGACTTGAGAAAACGTTACGAGATATAAGAATCTACAAGATCTTCGAAGGAGCTAACGACGTGCTGCGGCTTTTCGTTGCGTTGACCGGAATCCAGTATGCAGGATCACACTTAAAAGAGATACAGAGGGCGTTCAAGAACCCAACGGCGAACTTGGGATTGATATTCAAGGAAGGTTCACGCAGGGCAGCCCGTAGTATGGGAGTCGGTGGGTCCGATTTAAGCCAATTTGTGGCAGCACCATTGAAAGATTCGGCAAAACAGTGCTCAGAAAGCATAGATATGTTTGCGTTGGCTGTTGAATCACTGCTTATCAAGTACGGCAAGCGGATCGTCGATGAGCAGTTTTTGTTGACTCGTTTAGCTGATAGCGCCATCGATATCTATGCTATGGCCACTGTGCTGTCACGTGCAACACGGGCTTTGAACATCAATCTAACGTCTGCAGAGCATGAAATGCTGATGGCAAAGGCTTGGTGTGTTGAG GCAAGCAACAGGGTCAACAACAATCTGAAACGAGTTAACAAGCATCTGCATTTGGAAAATTACAAAACAATGTCTCTCATTGCAAACAACATCTGTGAGAACGGAGGCGTATTGCAAAAACTTCCGCTAGAAATATAA